In Kwoniella shivajii chromosome 9, complete sequence, one genomic interval encodes:
- a CDS encoding methionine aminopeptidase, type II, with translation MAPVAVPTLEELSISEKEKKPEVVEDEEDGDDDDDAEGDEAPGSGDAKKKKKKKKSKKKKSATVVQSEPPRVGLSKIFKNGVYPAGQEVEYKNDTTSRISSAEMREKERLAQEDPSIRYQNIRRAGEVHRQVRAYAQKNIKPGMKMIDIADMIENGTRALVEEDGFESGIGFPTGLSVNEVAAHYTPNPGDNKVLQNGDVVKVDFGVHVKGRIVDSAFTLNFGDPAWDKLLEAVKDATNTGISEAGIDVRLCDVGESIQEVMESYEVEVNGKTYPVKSISNLNGHSIAPYSIHGGVGERPGKSVPIVKQHGSDLDTQKMEEGEYFAIETFGSTGRGRVMEEGACSHYALSQHAPERYSGHHQSAKSLLASIRRNFGSLPFCRRYLEHVGEKNYLLALNTLVKENIVMDYPPLVDPVQGAMTAQFEHTILLRPTCKEVVSRGDDY, from the exons ATGGCGCCGGTCGCTGTACCCACTCTTGAAGAATTGAGTATAtcggaaaaggaaaagaagcCCGAGGTCGtagaggacgaagaggacggcgacgatgatgacgatgccGAAGGAGATGAAGCACCAGGTTCAGGAG ATgctaaaaagaagaagaagaagaagaagt caaagaagaagaagtctgcAACTGTTGTACAATCTGAACCTCCCCGAGTAGGATTAAGTAAGATTTTCAAAAATGGTGTTTATCCTGCAGGTCAAGAAGTAGAATATAAGAATGA TACAACATCAAGaatatcatcagctgaaatgagagagaaagaaagattggcGCAAGAAGACCCATCCATTCGATACCAAAATATACGTAGAGCAGGTGAAGTCCATCGTCAAGTTCGTGCATATGCTCAAAAGAATATCAAACcaggaatgaagatgattgatattgCCGATATGATCGAAAATGGTACTAGAGCTttagtggaagaagatggtttcgaAAGTGGTATTGGTTTCCCAACTGGTTTAAGTGTGAATGAAGTCGCTGCTCACTACACGCCGAACCCCGGAGACAACAAGG TGCTGCAAAACGGAGATGTTGTGAAGGTCGATTTTGGTGTACACGTCAAAGGTCGTATAGTGGATTCAGCATTTACACTCAACTTCGGCGACCCAGCTTGGGATAAATTACTTGAAGCTGTGAAAGATGCTACCAACACCGGTATCAGT GAAGCAGGAATTGATGTCCGATTATGCGATGTTGGAGAATCCATTCAAGAAGTAATGGAGTCATACGAGGTTGAAGTTAATGGTAAAACATATCCTgtcaaatcaatctcaaattTGAATGGACATTCTATCGCACCTTATAGTATACATGGTGGAGTAGGTGAAAGACCTGGAAAATCAGTTCCAATTGTCAAACAACATGGATCGGATTTAGATACCCaaaaaatggaagaaggagaatattTCGCCATTGAAACTTTCGGTTCAACTGGTAGAGGAAGAGTCATGGAAGAAGGTGCTTGTTCACATTATGCTTTGTCTCAACATGCTCCGGAAAGATATTCAGGACA TCATCAATCTGCGAAATCACTCTTGGCTTCCATCCGAAGAAATTTCGGTTCATTGCCTTTCTGTAGAAGATATCTGGAACATGTAGGAGAGAAGAATTACCTCCTGGCT CTCAATACGCTagtgaaggagaatatcGTGATGGATTATCCACCTCTTGTCGATCCTGTACAAGGGGCAATGACCGCTCAATTT GAACACACCATCCTGCTCAGACCAACTTGTAAAGAAGTTGTTTCACGAGGAGACGATTATTAG